From a region of the Asterias amurensis chromosome 2, ASM3211899v1 genome:
- the LOC139933774 gene encoding uncharacterized protein — protein sequence MECNANNLSMASIKSSANMASLPADISTHNEAHGTMVASPDQDAAGDAPNTASSLLSLPTKPPCGDFTNETEQPDGTRNAQNLDHGWAWLVMVSALFTHILTFGMSYATVGTFYVEFLTEFQQSNAATSWTGSIMLGMMLCSGPAISLFIDKCGACTVAVAGGAIASAGLFLSSMATSIIFLYFSFGVVTGLGLGMSYLPCIVMLGKFFERRRAFAAGIAASGSGLGTFIFAPFDQFLLATLGWRQSFIVLGCVELTLCLCGATYLESKIPVRSEGLEGREDNEERLNIASLPQTPSLVVIRQTAGVKPSVENLNSIRSALDAISARNTPVGSWKQSIGVKMRGSVFLQSPINSPLPSSPIPLDGFFGLASPINITRGASFNQSLDDSSSQVQPPVSGISVPTIEITHASTPPSSNLTSTYQASEGLGELTFGSWQQSVNARAVLSNFLQSPALSPIPDSPLTLDNISRLSVPSNQDLSLDRSTPESYNNITSTTLDPVLEESRLYPRLDDIVQQRCPTSVAGDDDSVKYDLDGEGQKSEEYPRRKRDSPLVTIYRLFHNRFFVLFSISGFVLCIGYQLPYMYFKAFALSLGIDEDSWAFIMACMGITDMLGRLIVGFIFDRAMCVSHRLVGYTLSLFLSGALLLLMSTASTYPTLAMAATSYTLIAGSTDPLVPALLVEYVGLDSLCYSFGFLIEMQGIGFLLGPPLAGIVYAYIGDYSAVFIVGALAFIVSGVIILLEPFCAQCQKWTRSSTSRSEIISANTTA from the exons ATGGAATGCAACGCAAATAACTTGTCTATGGCTTCCATCAAATCGAG TGCAAACATGGCGTCACTTCCTGCTGACATATCCACGCACAACGAAGCACACGGCACAATGGTTGCATCCCCAGACCAAGACGCAGCAGGAGATGCACCCAACACCGCCTCATCACTACTCAGCCTACCGACTAAACCACCATGTGGGGACTTCACAAATGAAACAGAACAACCTGATGGCACGCGCAATGCCCAGAACCTGGACCATGGATGGGCGTGGCTGGTCATGGTTTCCGCCCTTTTTACTCACATCTTAACGTTTGGAATGTCTTATGCAACCGTTGGGACATTCTATGTGGAGTTTCTGACGGAGTTTCAGCAAAGCAATGCAGCCACTTCCTGGACTGGATCGATCATGCTTGGAATGATGTTATGCTCTG GTCCAGCAATAAGCCTTTTCATTGATAAATGTGGCGCATGCACAGTGGCTGTAGCGGGTGGAGCTATCGCATCGGCTGGATTGTTCCTAAGCTCAATGGCAACGAGCATCATCTTCCTCTACTTCTCATTTGGTGTTGTCACTG gCTTAGGTCTTGGCATGAGCTATCTCCCATGCATCGTCATGCTAGGAAAGTTCTTCGAGCGTAGACGGGCTTTTGCTGCTGGTATTGCAGCTTCTGGGTCCGGCCTGGGGACCTTCATCTTTGCTCCATTTGACCAATTCCTACTGGCTACTCTCGGCTGGCGACAGTCCTTCATAGTTCTTGGATGTGTAGAACTGACCTTATGTCTGTGTGGTGCTACTTACTTAGAGAGCAAGATCCCTGTTCGGAGTGAAGGGTTGGAGGGTCGTGAAGACAACGAGGAGAGACTTAATATAGCGTCTCTGCCGCAGACGCCATCTTTGGTAGTTATCAGGCAAACTGCTGGAGTCAAGCCGAGTGTGGAGAACCTGAATTCCATCCGCAGTGCCCTTGATGCAATATCAGCCCGGAATACTCCCGTGGGAAGCTGGAAGCAGAGCATCGGCGTGAAGATGCGGGGAAGTGTTTTCTTGCAATCACCTATAAACTCCCCGCTACCCTCCTCGCCTATTCCACTTGACGGTTTCTTCGGTCTAGCATCCCCTATAAACATCACAAGAGGGGCATCCTTCAACCAATCTTTGGACGACTCAAGCAGCCAAGTTCAGCCACCGGTGTCTGGGATAAGCGTGCCGACAATTGAGATCACACATGCATCAACTCCTCCATCATCGAACTTAACTTCAACATACCAAGCTTCAGAAGGGTTAGGGGAACTAACATTTGGCAGCTGGCAGCAGAGTGTTAACGCTAGAGCAGTACTCAGCAATTTCTTACAGTCTCCGGCTCTTTCACCGATTCCTGATTCCCCTTTGACTTTAGACAACATCTCAAGGTTATCTGTTCCATCCAATCAGGACTTATCGCTGGACCGGTCGACACCGGAATCTTACAACAATATTACATCAACGACACTCGATCCAGTTCTAGAAGAATCAAGACTGTATCCTCGACTTGACGACATCGTACAACAAAGATGTCCGACTTCAGTCGCAGGTGATGATGACAGTGTAAAGTATGATCTCGACGGGGAAGGTCAGAAATCTGAGGAGTACCCCCGCAGAAAGCGTGACAGTCCGCTAGTAACCATCTATAGGTTGTTTCACAACAGGTTCTTTGTACTGTTCAGCATCTCAGGATTCGTCTTGTGCATTGGATACCAGCTgccgtacatgtacttcaaggCCTTTGCTCTTTCCCTGGGTATAGATGAAGACAGTTGGGCATTCATCATGGCCTGTATGGGGATCACAGATATGCTTGGGAGACTCATTGTGGGTTTCATCTTCGACCGTGCAATGTGCGTCTCCCATCGGTTGGTTGGCTACACGTTATCACTCTTCTTATCTGGAGCACTTCTACTCCTAATGTCGACTGCTTCAACGTATCCAACCTTAGCAATGGCAGCAACGAGCTACACGCTGATTGCTGGGTCCACTGATCCCCTTGTGCCGGCACTTCTGGTTGAGTATGTTGGACTGGACTCGTTGTGCTACTCTTTCGGCTTTCTGATTGAGATGCAAGGGATTGGATTCCTCCTGGGTCCGCCTCTTGCGG GTATTGTGTATGCGTACATCGGGGATTACTCAGCAGTCTTCATTGTTGGTGCCCTCGCTTTCATAGTCAGCGGAGTTATCATTCTACTAGAACCATTTTGTGCACAATGCCAGAAATGGACCCGGAGTTCAACATCACGTTCTGAAATAATCAGTGCCAATACAACAGCATAA
- the LOC139933776 gene encoding ubiquitin-like protein 4A, with protein sequence MILIVKILQTQGRECRVEVTASEPILSVKRMVAKELDVPVHQQRLVFKGKTLSDGQCLGDYNIGPDTKIHLVIRRPEVSLDLTSTSRIGGGTALWDALKTLLHRHFTSSDAEKVLEQFKKEFSTTIANLSLDDIERISMSKLGVHQAHEEAGPSTS encoded by the exons ATGATTTTAATTGTGAAGATTCTTCAAACGCAAGGAAGGGAATGCCGTGTTGAG GTAACAGCATCAGAACCAATCCTGTCCGTTAAACGAATGGTGGCTAAAGAGTTAGATGTTCCAGTGCATCAACAGAGACTCGTCTTCAAAGGAAAAACATTGTCAG atgGCCAATGTTTAGGTGATTACAATATTGGTCCAGATACAAAAATCCATCTTGTCATACGAAGGCCAGAAGTATCGTTAGATCTAACGAGTACCTCACGAATAGGAGGTGGAACTGCATTATGGGATGCCTTAAAGACCCTCCTACATAGACACTTTACTTCATCGGATGCAGAGAAAGTCTTagaacagtttaaaaag GAATTCTCAACAACCATTGCAAATCTCAGTCTGGATGATATAGAAAGGATCTCAATGTCCAAGCTGGGTGTACACCAAGCTCATGAGGAAGCTGGACCCTCAACAAGCTAA